Genomic window (Arcobacter aquimarinus):
GCAGCTAAACGGTCATTTTCTTCCATCTTATCTATGATTTCTTGATAGACTTTCAAACTTTCTAGGGCATCCTCTTCATCTATTTTATTCATTGCAAAACCAATATGAATTAAAACATAATCTCCAATTTTTACATCTTGGTCTATTAAATCTAAACTTGCACTTCTTTCAACTCCCATAGTATCAACTACACAAGTATTCATCTCAGGGTCTATACTTTTAATTTTTGAAGGTATTGATAAACACATATACTTCTATCTCATCTTTCTTTTGAAATTAATCCAATCAATTACATTTTGAAGTGATTGTTTATCTTTGATATTTACTTCTAAAATATCAACATTTGGTTTTAATTTTCTAGCTTCCATTTTCTCTTTTTCAATATCATAATCAAAATATGGAAGTAAATCTGTTTTTGTAATAAGTATTAAATCAGCACTTCTAAACATAACTGGATATTTAGCTATTTTATCTTCTCCTTCTGGAACTGAAACAAGAACGATATTTAAGTGAGTTCCCACATCATAAGATGCTGGACATACTAGATTTCCTACATTTTCCACAAAACAAACATCAATACCATCTAAAGAGATATCGTGTAAACCTTTATGAACCATAAACGCATCAAGATGACAAGCACTTCCTGTTTGTATTTGAACTGCATTTATTCCTTTTGCTTTTAATCTATCTGCATCTCTTGAAGTTTCTAAATCACCCTCAACAACTGCAAATTTAAAATCTACCATATCAGCAATATTTTCTAAAAGTGTAGTTTTCCCACTTCCAGGACTACTCATCAGATTTATTCCTAAAACTTTATGATTATCAAAATGCGCTCTATTGTGAGCTGCTTCATGGTCATTTTTATCTAAAATTTTTTGAATAACTGAGATTGTTTTTGCATCATTTAGTTGAGGATTATGATGAAGTGTTTCATGTGCTGCTTGGTGAGATGCACTATGATTATGAGAGTGAGAATGTTCATGACTATGGTCATGGTCGTGATGATGATGGTGATTATTTTCTTGTCCTGCTATTACACAGCCGCAATCTTTACACATATTAAAATCCTTTTTAGTGAATATTTATTCATTTTATTGGATTTTATCTTTTTTGATTTTAAATAACTATAATCTTTTAAATTTCTTAGGTATTTTTAGAACTATTTTATCAACAACTTATAATTTTGTAAATTCTTCATCCAATCTATAAACAGTTGAAGTCAAACTCTCTATAAAACTTCTATGATGAGATACTATAATCATTGATTTTTTTATTGAATTTAGAATTTCAATTATTCTTTTTTCACTTTGTTCATCTAAAGCATTTGTAGGTTCATCTAAAAGTAGGATTTTTGGTTTTAGTATTAGTAATCCAGCAAGTGCAACTATTTTTTGTTCTCCGCCACTTAAATCAAAAATTATTCTATCTTTTAAGTGTGTTATTTTTAGCTCTTCTAAAATTTCATTACCTTGAATTAAGGCCTCTTCTTTTGAAACTCCCTTTGCTCTTAATGAAAAAATCACATCTTCTATAACTGTTGGACATAAAAAATGATTTGTTACATCTTGAGGAAGATAAGCTATATCATTTCTATAAGTTTTAAACTCTTTTAGATTATTTATTTTACTATGAAAAATTTCCACATAGCCTTCACTTGGGTTTATCAGTCCTGCTATGATTTTTAAAAGTGTACTTTTACCACTTCCATTTGAACCAATTATTGCTATTTTTTCTTCATGTCCTAAATTTAAATTTATATTTTTAAATATCTCTTTTTCATCATTTTTATAAGATATTTCTCTTAAATTAACTGAACAACTCATAAACAACCTTTAATAAAATAATAACCACACTAAAAAACAAAAATTTATCTAAAAATCCAATATTTGAACTATTTAAAAAATAGATTTTATCTACAAATCCTCTTGCATTCATACTATATTTCATATCTTCTGATTTTTTTAAAGCTTTTATAAAAATCATCGCAAAAATATTTCCATAAGTTTGATAAGTAAACATAGAAGTATTAGCTCTAAATCCCCTTGCTTTTAAACTATTTTTTGTTTTTTTTAAATCAATAAGTAAATAATCAATAAGTGAAATAGTAAAGTAAAAAACACTAACTAACTTAGAAGGAAATTTCAAAGAATCCAATGCTCTTACAATATCATAACCCTTTGATTTATAAAAAAGAGAAATACTAAATAAAAGTATTAAATTTGTTCTAATAAAAAGCTCTATAGCTTCTGCTTTATTTTGAAAAAGAACAAATAAAACCAAAACAATAATAAAAAAATTTAAAAAAAATAGTTTTTTAAAAATATTAAAAATATAATCTTTTTCTTTTATCAAAACTATAAAAATAGGAAATAAAACAAAATAATTCAACTGAAAAAAAGCTACCAAAATAGAGTATAAAAAAGCAGTTATTAGAGATATTGCTTCTTTTGTCATTTTTTAACTTTTTTCAAAACTAAAAATACTAAAAATATTAAAGTAAGTCCTAGTAAAATATTAAAATATTTTTTATTCTCTTCTTCTTTTATATGAGTTTGTAAATTCTCTTGTTTTATATTTTCTAATACTAGTTTTTCTTTTGCAATATGTCCACCACTTGCATCAACTACAATTTCTATAGCTTTAACTGTTGGTCTATAAATATATCTTCCTTCCTCATTTAAAACATCTTCTAAAATAATTTTATCTTCATTTTTTATAAGAAGTTTACAACTTTTACAAGGATTTCCAGAAGCAAAATAAGAATAAATCTCTAAAGTATTATTTTCATTTGTAACAAAGAGATTTATTTTATGTGCATAAGAAAAATTAAATATTAAACAAAATAAAAATATATATTTCAAATCAAACCTTCAAAATTTTTGGATAGACTTTTTTGATAAATAGAAGTAAAAACATACTTACAATCCCTTCTATAATCATAGTTATAATATTAACCGAAAAGATACTAAAAGCCGCATAATTAAACTCTTCTTTTGAAAAGTATAATATTAAAGTTAAAAATAACGTAGCAAAAAATGTACCTAAAAAACCTACTAAAAAAAACTTTATTTTCTCATTTAATTTTTTTACTATTTGTAAATTATATAAATAATAAATTATCACAGCAGGTGCTGCCATTATAAATAGATTTACTCCAAGACTTGATATACCACCATATCCTAAAAGTAAAGCTTGTAAAAGTAATGCCACAAAAATAGCTACAAAACTACTCCAAGAAATAAGTATTCCAATAACACCTAAAAGTATAAGATGTATTTGAGTAACACCAAAAGGTATATGAATAAATGAAGCTATAAAAAACATAGCACTAGCTACTGCTGTAAGTGAAATATCTTCATTTTTCAACTCTTTTATAGCTTTAAAAAGTGCAAGTGCTGAAACAGCACTTACAATAATAGTAGTCTCTAAACCTAAAACACCATCAGATATATGCATATTAGTAAGCTTTTACCCACATTAAGGCACCATTTTCGATTACGTACATTTTTCCATCAGTGTGTTTTAACTCACCCTCTTCTATTAGTGCTGCAAATCCCCACCAACCTTTATGATTCATAACAAATGAAAAAACTCCATTATCATCTGTTTTTACAACTTGCGTTATATGTGCATCACTGGCAGCTTCTAAACCAAATTCATTATATAATTCTACTTCTACTTCTGTATTAATTGCAGGTTTTCCATTATGTAAAACTTTCCCTTGAAATAAATTCCCAGCATAAAGTGCAAATGGTTTTACCATAGGAATAATCTCATATTTTAATCCAACTGGCTCATCCCAACCATCTTCAAGACCAAAAGAACTGATAACTACTTTTGGAACATGTGAAATAAATTTTTCTTCTGAAGGTTCAAAATATGGTTGTGGTTGTACAAAAAACTTATAAACTCCTGGAGTTTTTATATCATAAGAACTATTCCAAGCTTTATGGTCAAACTTTTTTGTTTCGTTTAAACTTAGAGTTTTATCTAAACTATTTAAATATAATTTTGGTTTTTCCATTGTCATTCCACTTTGCTCAAAAGGGTGAATAAATGAAATATCAAAATCTATTTTTGTTTTACTCTTATCTGAAATGTTGTCACTACTTGGCAAAAATGTTAAAAAGTGTGCATTTGCTAAAACTGCCAATCCTAAAGTTAATGTTGCTATTTTTTTCATAATATTTCCTATTCATTGAATTTTGAGTGATTATATATATGAAGTTGTTATATTAGTATAAATTTTTATATTCACTTAGGTATTTTTTGAACAAAAAATAGATATTTATGAATTTATAAAATATTTTATAAAATTTTAAAATTTTATAAATCTTTAAATTTCAACTATTTATAAGAAAAAATTTTTTCCTTAAATAGTTATAAATAGGTTATTAAAGAGATATAAATATAATTATCTGTTATATCTACATAATATTACTTTTTTATAATATTTTCATTTTGTAGTTGTTTTATAGTATTTTTATAAATTTATTTAAGTTATTATTTTGCTATTTTGATATAAATTATCAGTTACTTTATGAATCCTTGGAGGTCTTGCCATGCTAAATAATCTTTCTACTAAAAAGAAATTAATGCTTCTGCCCATTACATTTGTGGGAATTGTAATCATTTGTGCCTTTGTATTTAGTTATTTTAATCAAATAACTAATCAAAGAATTAAAACTTCTATACAAACAGATGTTTTTATTCAACAAGTTTTAAAAGGAAGAATTTCTGTATATCAATTTTTAAGAGTTCCATCAGAAGAAAATGCTCAAAAAGTTAAAACTGATTTTAAAGAGTTAAATAACTCTGTTGAAAGCTTAAAACCTTCATTAACAGAAAAAGAAAATATTGATTTAAGTAATCAAATTTTGAAATTATCTACTGATTATATATCAAATTTTGATAAATTCTATCAAATAAGAATTGATGATTATAACAAGGGTGTACAAAATGAAAGTGAAGAAATTTTAGCTATCATCAAACAAATGGTAAATGTTGGATTAGAACTAGAAGAAAAGTTAGCACATATAAATAAAAATGCTGTAGAACTAAAAT
Coding sequences:
- a CDS encoding DUF4198 domain-containing protein, encoding MKKIATLTLGLAVLANAHFLTFLPSSDNISDKSKTKIDFDISFIHPFEQSGMTMEKPKLYLNSLDKTLSLNETKKFDHKAWNSSYDIKTPGVYKFFVQPQPYFEPSEEKFISHVPKVVISSFGLEDGWDEPVGLKYEIIPMVKPFALYAGNLFQGKVLHNGKPAINTEVEVELYNEFGLEAASDAHITQVVKTDDNGVFSFVMNHKGWWGFAALIEEGELKHTDGKMYVIENGALMWVKAY
- the hypB gene encoding hydrogenase nickel incorporation protein HypB, which produces MCKDCGCVIAGQENNHHHHHDHDHSHEHSHSHNHSASHQAAHETLHHNPQLNDAKTISVIQKILDKNDHEAAHNRAHFDNHKVLGINLMSSPGSGKTTLLENIADMVDFKFAVVEGDLETSRDADRLKAKGINAVQIQTGSACHLDAFMVHKGLHDISLDGIDVCFVENVGNLVCPASYDVGTHLNIVLVSVPEGEDKIAKYPVMFRSADLILITKTDLLPYFDYDIEKEKMEARKLKPNVDILEVNIKDKQSLQNVIDWINFKRKMR
- the cbiM gene encoding cobalt transporter CbiM encodes the protein MHISDGVLGLETTIIVSAVSALALFKAIKELKNEDISLTAVASAMFFIASFIHIPFGVTQIHLILLGVIGILISWSSFVAIFVALLLQALLLGYGGISSLGVNLFIMAAPAVIIYYLYNLQIVKKLNEKIKFFLVGFLGTFFATLFLTLILYFSKEEFNYAAFSIFSVNIITMIIEGIVSMFLLLFIKKVYPKILKV
- a CDS encoding HypC/HybG/HupF family hydrogenase formation chaperone, which translates into the protein MCLSIPSKIKSIDPEMNTCVVDTMGVERSASLDLIDQDVKIGDYVLIHIGFAMNKIDEEDALESLKVYQEIIDKMEENDRLAAIEEAENCPNR
- a CDS encoding energy-coupling factor transporter transmembrane component T — translated: MTKEAISLITAFLYSILVAFFQLNYFVLFPIFIVLIKEKDYIFNIFKKLFFLNFFIIVLVLFVLFQNKAEAIELFIRTNLILLFSISLFYKSKGYDIVRALDSLKFPSKLVSVFYFTISLIDYLLIDLKKTKNSLKARGFRANTSMFTYQTYGNIFAMIFIKALKKSEDMKYSMNARGFVDKIYFLNSSNIGFLDKFLFFSVVIILLKVVYELFS
- a CDS encoding energy-coupling factor ABC transporter ATP-binding protein; this encodes MSCSVNLREISYKNDEKEIFKNINLNLGHEEKIAIIGSNGSGKSTLLKIIAGLINPSEGYVEIFHSKINNLKEFKTYRNDIAYLPQDVTNHFLCPTVIEDVIFSLRAKGVSKEEALIQGNEILEELKITHLKDRIIFDLSGGEQKIVALAGLLILKPKILLLDEPTNALDEQSEKRIIEILNSIKKSMIIVSHHRSFIESLTSTVYRLDEEFTKL